Proteins encoded by one window of Cupriavidus sp. EM10:
- a CDS encoding ABC transporter permease, whose amino-acid sequence MDRQPTPAIDISRQDGACSIQLQGDWTALALAGCHEARGLRAQLQKLTEAPQHAEWSLAGVTRLDHIGAQLIWQAWKGRMPERVDLNDGQRRVFERIANLRTDGWRKTMVDRFNPVTVLGATLLSFFAQLGNGITMLGQLTFDLFRFARAPHRGPWREISANVYNVGYKALGITALVGFLIGIVLSYLSANQLRTFGASTFIVNILGMAVIRELGPVLAAILIAGRSGSAITAQIGVMRVTEELDAMSVMGISHGFRLIMPRVIALAISMPLLVAWTDVMALAGGMVSARYQLDISYAFFLRQLPDAVPVANLWLGLGKGVAFGMLIALTACHFGLRIKPNTQSLGQGTTASVVTSITVVILADAVFAILFKNVGL is encoded by the coding sequence TTGGATCGCCAGCCGACGCCCGCCATCGATATCTCGCGCCAGGACGGAGCCTGCAGCATACAGCTGCAAGGGGACTGGACGGCTCTCGCGCTTGCCGGCTGCCACGAGGCACGCGGCCTGCGCGCCCAGTTGCAGAAGCTGACCGAGGCACCCCAGCACGCCGAATGGTCTCTGGCCGGCGTGACGCGGCTCGACCATATCGGCGCGCAGCTGATCTGGCAGGCCTGGAAAGGCCGCATGCCCGAACGCGTGGACCTGAACGACGGCCAGCGGCGCGTGTTCGAACGCATCGCCAACCTGCGTACCGACGGCTGGCGCAAGACGATGGTCGACCGTTTCAATCCGGTGACCGTGCTCGGCGCTACCCTGCTGTCGTTCTTCGCCCAGCTGGGCAACGGCATCACCATGCTGGGCCAGCTCACCTTCGACCTGTTCCGTTTCGCGCGGGCGCCACATCGCGGCCCGTGGCGCGAGATCTCGGCCAACGTCTACAACGTGGGCTACAAGGCGCTGGGGATCACGGCGCTGGTCGGCTTCCTGATCGGCATCGTGCTGTCGTACCTGTCGGCCAACCAGCTGCGCACGTTCGGCGCCAGCACTTTCATCGTCAACATCCTGGGCATGGCCGTGATCCGCGAACTGGGGCCCGTGCTGGCCGCCATCCTGATCGCCGGGCGGTCGGGCTCGGCCATCACCGCCCAGATTGGCGTGATGCGCGTGACCGAGGAGCTCGACGCGATGAGCGTGATGGGCATCTCGCATGGCTTCCGGCTGATCATGCCGCGCGTGATCGCGCTGGCCATCTCGATGCCGCTGCTGGTGGCATGGACCGACGTGATGGCGCTGGCCGGCGGCATGGTGTCCGCCCGCTACCAGCTCGACATCAGCTACGCGTTCTTCCTGCGGCAGCTGCCCGACGCGGTGCCGGTGGCCAACCTGTGGCTGGGGCTGGGCAAGGGCGTGGCATTCGGCATGCTGATCGCGCTGACGGCCTGCCACTTCGGCCTGCGCATCAAGCCCAACACGCAGAGCCTGGGCCAGGGCACCACGGCATCGGTGGTGACGTCGATCACCGTGGTGATCCTGGCCGACGCGGTCTTCGCCATCCTGTTCAAGAACGTGGGCCTATGA
- a CDS encoding biotin--[acetyl-CoA-carboxylase] ligase — translation MPDIADASPADRPVDASAQPAWRIDTDTLRQALAGGPAQPWQIEVMEETGSTNADLTQASRGAPWADDAARVRVAYRQTAGRGRQGRPWQGAGLMFSVAMPLALAPAKLSGLSLAVGLAVAQALEDCDPACGPRVGLKWPNDLQIDGRKLAGILIESVPAGPQRLWAVIGIGLNLMRDPDMEAALGRQLAGVAEAMTSFDPQRDATRILAAVLNRLAAMRATFLAEGFAPLAPAWSARDAFRNEPVRLLHDGQVLAEGLARGVDSDGHLLLETADGLQRIASGEVSLRGATA, via the coding sequence ATGCCCGACATTGCCGATGCTTCCCCCGCCGACCGTCCTGTCGATGCCAGCGCCCAGCCCGCGTGGCGGATCGACACCGACACCTTGCGCCAGGCGCTGGCCGGTGGCCCCGCCCAGCCGTGGCAGATCGAGGTCATGGAGGAAACCGGTTCGACCAACGCCGACCTGACCCAGGCCAGCCGTGGCGCGCCTTGGGCTGATGACGCCGCCCGGGTGCGCGTGGCCTATCGCCAGACCGCAGGCCGTGGCCGTCAGGGGCGGCCGTGGCAGGGCGCCGGGCTGATGTTCTCGGTAGCGATGCCGCTGGCGCTGGCTCCGGCCAAGCTCAGCGGCCTGAGCCTGGCCGTGGGGCTGGCCGTGGCCCAGGCGCTGGAAGACTGCGACCCGGCCTGCGGGCCACGCGTCGGCCTGAAATGGCCGAACGACCTGCAGATCGATGGCCGCAAGCTGGCCGGCATCCTGATCGAATCGGTGCCGGCGGGGCCGCAGCGGCTGTGGGCGGTGATCGGCATCGGCCTGAACCTGATGCGCGATCCGGATATGGAAGCGGCGCTGGGCCGCCAACTGGCGGGCGTGGCCGAGGCCATGACGTCGTTCGACCCGCAGCGCGACGCCACGCGCATCCTGGCCGCCGTGCTCAACCGCCTGGCGGCCATGCGCGCCACGTTCCTGGCCGAAGGATTCGCGCCGCTGGCGCCCGCGTGGTCTGCCCGCGACGCCTTCCGCAACGAACCGGTGCGCCTGCTGCATGACGGGCAGGTGCTCGCCGAAGGGCTGGCCCGCGGTGTGGACAGCGACGGCCACCTGTTGCTGGAAACCGCCGACGGCCTGCAACGGATCGCCAGCGGCGAGGTGTCGCTGCGCGGAGCCACGGCATGA
- a CDS encoding SPOR domain-containing protein: MFRKGLTVVLLILLIGNLLMLAAVLGVFGPQPLGGMLESPREPQRVDLQVRRERMEVLRPSSEASAPASAPAPRSATPGGMTLAAAPADTCMEMGGFTAQTVLRARDDLGAIAVGAPLAVEQFERSEQVRWWVHLPAQPTRENADRKLAELRRRKVTDVSVVSAEDPESYTVSLGLFRERQRADRFLETLRGLGVRTALVSDAPRAVSRQWLRVAHADEAVRARMDEVRLRYGAELLQSCKGTTQARGEGTAPRAG, from the coding sequence ATGTTCCGGAAAGGCCTGACCGTCGTGCTGCTGATCCTGCTGATCGGCAATCTGCTGATGCTGGCCGCCGTGCTCGGCGTGTTCGGGCCGCAGCCGCTTGGCGGCATGCTGGAAAGCCCGCGCGAGCCGCAGCGCGTGGACCTGCAGGTGCGGCGCGAACGCATGGAGGTGCTGCGCCCGTCGTCAGAGGCATCGGCCCCGGCTTCTGCTCCAGCACCGCGCAGCGCGACGCCCGGCGGCATGACCCTGGCCGCCGCGCCGGCCGATACCTGCATGGAAATGGGCGGCTTCACGGCGCAGACCGTTCTGCGTGCCAGGGATGACCTGGGCGCTATCGCCGTGGGCGCGCCGCTGGCGGTGGAGCAGTTCGAACGTAGCGAACAGGTGCGGTGGTGGGTGCATCTGCCGGCCCAGCCCACGCGCGAGAATGCCGACCGCAAGCTGGCCGAGCTGCGCCGCCGCAAGGTCACCGATGTGTCGGTGGTAAGCGCCGAGGATCCCGAGTCGTACACGGTGTCGCTGGGCCTGTTCCGCGAGCGCCAACGGGCCGACCGCTTCCTGGAAACGCTGCGCGGGCTGGGTGTGCGCACCGCCCTGGTCAGCGACGCCCCACGCGCCGTCTCGCGCCAGTGGCTGCGCGTGGCGCACGCCGACGAGGCCGTGCGCGCCCGCATGGACGAAGTTCGGCTGCGGTACGGCGCGGAGTTGCTGCAGTCCTGCAAGGGAACGACACAGGCGCGCGGCGAGGGTACTGCGCCGCGGGCTGGCTAA
- a CDS encoding PhaM family polyhydroxyalkanoate granule multifunctional regulatory protein, protein MFGQIPDFSNGFEFLRKLWATGSGMPGGLMPGLSAMTPPMDLDEVDKRIHDLKAVESWLQLNTNLLRTTIQGLEVQRATLVALQTFGNALSPEAMQNAMENVARAANAPSAHPPQHHQPFSTAQTVSEAQADAENDDEPEDDDAPPDGADAPADGGAEAATEPGAAPLPPNASMWWNLLQQQFSQIASSAAAASAAAAGATPFGGMPGFAAAAPGAEGVEPGVKGDPPAPRKSAANGQAKAAAKKPAAKKAPAKKAASKPASKAASRKTAATGTGKNAAAKAPAKGGAAPPEPGTPEDSFE, encoded by the coding sequence ATGTTCGGACAGATTCCCGATTTCTCCAACGGCTTCGAATTCCTGCGCAAGCTCTGGGCCACCGGCAGCGGCATGCCCGGCGGCCTCATGCCAGGCCTGAGCGCGATGACGCCGCCGATGGACCTCGACGAGGTAGACAAGCGCATCCACGACCTCAAGGCCGTGGAAAGCTGGCTGCAGCTGAACACCAACCTGCTGCGCACCACGATCCAGGGCCTGGAAGTGCAGCGCGCCACGCTGGTGGCCCTGCAGACGTTCGGCAACGCGCTGTCGCCGGAGGCCATGCAGAACGCGATGGAAAACGTCGCCCGCGCCGCCAACGCGCCCAGCGCGCATCCCCCGCAGCATCACCAGCCGTTCAGCACGGCCCAGACCGTGTCCGAGGCCCAGGCCGACGCCGAGAATGACGACGAGCCCGAGGACGATGACGCGCCGCCCGATGGCGCCGACGCCCCGGCCGACGGTGGCGCGGAAGCTGCGACCGAGCCCGGCGCCGCCCCGCTGCCACCCAACGCATCGATGTGGTGGAACCTGCTGCAGCAGCAGTTCTCGCAGATCGCCAGCAGCGCGGCGGCCGCCAGTGCAGCGGCGGCAGGCGCCACGCCGTTTGGCGGCATGCCCGGCTTTGCCGCTGCGGCCCCCGGTGCCGAAGGCGTGGAGCCCGGCGTGAAGGGCGATCCGCCGGCGCCGCGCAAGTCGGCGGCCAATGGCCAGGCAAAGGCTGCCGCGAAGAAGCCGGCCGCCAAAAAGGCACCGGCGAAGAAGGCGGCATCGAAGCCTGCATCCAAGGCTGCATCCAGGAAAACCGCTGCAACGGGTACGGGGAAGAACGCCGCAGCAAAGGCTCCTGCCAAGGGCGGCGCGGCCCCGCCCGAGCCCGGCACGCCCGAGGACAGCTTCGAGTGA
- a CDS encoding enoyl-CoA hydratase/isomerase family protein: protein MTADANTLSPRLARYQSLTLRRHGPVLEVIMGAAQSANQKLATADANMHRELAEIWRDVSADPDIRVALIRGEGKGFSAGGDLALVEDMANDFETRTRVWHEARDLVYNVINCDKPIVSAMHGPAVGAGLVAGLLADISIASKTARIVDGHTRLGVAAGDHAAIVWPLLCGMAKAKYYLMLCESVSGEEAERIGLVSLAVEEDELVAKAFEVANRLAAGSQTAIRWTKYALNNWLRMAGPAFDTSLALEFMGFAGPDVHEGMASLRQKRPPEFQ, encoded by the coding sequence ATGACCGCCGACGCCAACACGCTTTCCCCCCGCCTGGCCCGCTACCAGTCCCTGACGCTGCGCCGCCACGGCCCGGTGCTCGAAGTGATCATGGGCGCGGCGCAGTCGGCCAACCAGAAGCTGGCCACTGCCGACGCCAATATGCACCGCGAGCTGGCCGAGATCTGGCGCGACGTGTCGGCAGACCCCGACATCCGCGTGGCGCTGATCCGTGGCGAGGGCAAGGGCTTCTCGGCCGGCGGCGACCTGGCGCTGGTCGAGGACATGGCCAACGATTTCGAAACCCGCACGCGCGTCTGGCACGAAGCGCGCGACCTGGTCTACAACGTCATCAACTGCGACAAGCCGATCGTCTCGGCCATGCACGGCCCGGCCGTGGGCGCGGGGCTGGTGGCGGGGCTGCTGGCCGATATCTCGATTGCGTCGAAGACCGCGCGTATCGTCGACGGCCATACCCGGCTGGGCGTGGCGGCCGGCGATCATGCCGCCATCGTGTGGCCGCTGCTGTGCGGAATGGCCAAGGCCAAGTACTATCTGATGCTGTGCGAGTCGGTCAGCGGCGAGGAAGCCGAGCGGATCGGCCTGGTATCGCTGGCGGTGGAGGAAGACGAACTGGTGGCCAAGGCGTTCGAAGTGGCCAACCGGCTCGCGGCGGGGTCGCAGACCGCCATCCGCTGGACGAAGTACGCGCTGAACAACTGGCTGCGCATGGCCGGTCCCGCGTTCGATACCTCGCTGGCGCTCGAATTCATGGGCTTTGCCGGCCCCGACGTGCACGAAGGCATGGCGAGCCTGCGACAGAAGCGGCCGCCCGAATTCCAGTAA
- a CDS encoding fumarylacetoacetate hydrolase family protein: protein MKLATLKDGSRDGQLVVVSRDLKTAHFATDIAGKLQTALDDWHFYAPQLQDLYDALNAGRARHPFPFQPKDCMAPLPRAYQWADGSAYVNHVELVRKARGAEMPPEFWTDPLMYQGGSDDFIGPQDDIVCPNEAFGIDFEAEVAVITGDVRMGATPEQAADAIRLVVLANDVSLRNLIPAELGKGFGFFQSKPATAFSPVAVTPDELGDAWHDRKVHRPMTVHWNSKKVGAPDCGTDMVFDFGQLIAHICKTRNVRAGSIVGSGTISNVDRSKGYACIAEKRMIETIENGKPETEFMKFGDAVRIEMFDADGKSIFGAIDQVVAAR from the coding sequence ATGAAACTCGCCACCCTGAAGGACGGCTCGCGCGACGGCCAGCTCGTCGTTGTCTCGCGTGACCTGAAGACCGCGCACTTTGCCACCGACATCGCCGGCAAGCTGCAGACCGCGCTGGACGACTGGCACTTCTACGCGCCGCAGCTGCAGGACCTGTACGACGCGCTGAACGCCGGCCGCGCGCGCCATCCGTTCCCGTTCCAGCCCAAGGACTGCATGGCCCCGCTGCCGCGCGCCTACCAGTGGGCCGATGGCTCTGCCTACGTGAACCACGTGGAACTGGTACGCAAGGCGCGTGGCGCTGAGATGCCGCCCGAGTTCTGGACCGACCCGCTGATGTACCAGGGCGGGTCCGACGACTTCATCGGCCCGCAGGACGACATCGTATGCCCGAACGAAGCATTCGGCATCGACTTCGAGGCCGAGGTGGCCGTGATCACCGGCGACGTGCGCATGGGCGCCACGCCCGAGCAGGCCGCCGACGCGATCCGCCTGGTGGTGCTGGCCAACGACGTGTCGCTGCGCAACCTGATTCCGGCCGAACTGGGCAAGGGCTTCGGCTTCTTCCAGAGCAAGCCGGCCACCGCGTTTTCGCCCGTGGCGGTCACGCCCGACGAACTCGGCGACGCCTGGCACGACCGCAAGGTGCATCGGCCCATGACCGTCCACTGGAACAGCAAGAAGGTGGGCGCGCCCGACTGCGGCACCGACATGGTGTTCGACTTCGGCCAGCTGATCGCCCACATCTGCAAGACCCGTAACGTACGCGCCGGCAGCATCGTCGGCTCGGGCACCATCTCGAACGTCGACCGCAGCAAGGGGTACGCCTGCATCGCCGAAAAGCGCATGATCGAGACCATCGAAAACGGCAAGCCGGAGACCGAATTCATGAAGTTCGGCGACGCGGTGCGGATCGAGATGTTCGATGCCGATGGCAAGTCGATCTTCGGCGCGATCGACCAGGTGGTGGCCGCCCGCTGA
- a CDS encoding IclR family transcriptional regulator: protein MTAVDDDDSRDDLAHEDGRDDARRAGIQSIEVGFRLLQALAASPRAMMLRDLAAAADMSPAKAHRYLVSFQRLGAVTQDAVSQRYDLGPFALQLGLAGLNRLDPVRKARPILSQLRDEIDQTAGIAVWGNHGPTIVHWEESSHPVSVSLRLGDVMPLLNSATGRLYGAYLSRRQTLPLIERELATRGEVALPDMPASLAEYDAICADVRQRGAARTRGGVLPGINAISTPVFDANGHLSMALIVLGAQSVFDAEWGGAVDRRVRDIARQISSELGYLGDSQPSGRDGDPS, encoded by the coding sequence ATGACCGCTGTGGACGATGACGATTCCCGCGACGACCTGGCACACGAGGATGGCCGCGATGACGCCAGACGCGCCGGCATCCAGTCCATCGAGGTCGGATTCCGGTTGCTGCAGGCGCTGGCCGCGTCGCCGCGCGCCATGATGCTGCGCGACCTGGCCGCCGCCGCCGACATGAGCCCGGCCAAGGCGCATCGCTACCTGGTCAGCTTCCAGCGCCTGGGTGCCGTCACGCAGGATGCCGTGAGCCAGCGCTACGACCTTGGGCCCTTTGCGCTGCAGCTGGGCCTGGCCGGCCTGAACCGGCTCGATCCGGTGCGCAAGGCGCGGCCGATCCTGTCGCAACTGCGCGACGAGATCGACCAGACCGCCGGCATTGCCGTGTGGGGCAACCACGGGCCCACCATCGTCCATTGGGAAGAGTCCAGCCATCCGGTCAGCGTCAGCCTGCGGCTGGGCGATGTGATGCCGCTGCTGAATTCCGCCACAGGCCGGCTCTATGGCGCGTACCTGTCGCGGCGGCAGACGCTGCCGCTGATCGAGCGCGAACTGGCCACGCGCGGCGAGGTGGCGCTGCCGGACATGCCCGCGTCTCTGGCGGAATACGACGCCATCTGCGCCGACGTGCGCCAGCGCGGCGCGGCGCGTACGCGGGGCGGCGTGCTGCCGGGCATCAACGCCATCTCCACGCCGGTGTTCGACGCCAACGGGCATCTGTCGATGGCGCTGATCGTGCTGGGCGCGCAAAGCGTATTCGATGCAGAATGGGGCGGAGCAGTGGACCGCCGTGTGCGCGATATCGCGCGGCAGATTTCGTCGGAACTTGGTTATCTTGGCGACAGCCAGCCGTCCGGAAGGGACGGAGACCCCTCGTAA
- a CDS encoding DUF3108 domain-containing protein, translated as MAVIALVAIAHALLLFGLVRVPIPALPDPRKMPAIQAILLPPPRPPAPAAPPRPVPKPVPRTQTPVPEPEPAAEPSAPALATAERGETTASTGAGGTGTANTNASAPATPPAEPPGPPAPRYAAPPSVTLRYASFVNGVQNPDGIIRWEQDGKHYRLAVETRVLWFRFAFQSSGDMTDRGLAPTRYEEARRSKVEVARFDRAANTVVFETRGGQVPMPTAFQDRFSIFLQLVGWVRGDPQRYATPGVVESFNVADTREIEPMQIQYAGDEDIDVGTDVVRARHFVRLPRHPNDKRRVEIWLAPALNWMPARLRQTEPDGTQIDLVYRSSEGR; from the coding sequence ATGGCGGTGATCGCCCTGGTGGCGATCGCGCACGCGCTGTTGCTGTTCGGCCTGGTGCGCGTGCCGATCCCGGCATTGCCCGATCCGCGCAAGATGCCGGCGATCCAGGCGATCCTGCTGCCCCCGCCCAGGCCACCAGCCCCCGCAGCCCCGCCGCGCCCCGTGCCAAAACCGGTGCCCCGGACTCAGACACCCGTTCCAGAACCCGAACCCGCCGCCGAACCCTCGGCGCCGGCCTTGGCCACGGCCGAGCGCGGCGAAACAACCGCCAGCACCGGCGCCGGCGGCACGGGTACGGCCAACACCAACGCCAGCGCCCCGGCGACACCGCCAGCCGAGCCGCCCGGGCCGCCTGCTCCCCGCTATGCCGCGCCGCCTTCGGTCACGCTGCGCTACGCGAGCTTCGTCAACGGCGTGCAGAACCCCGACGGCATCATCCGCTGGGAACAGGACGGCAAGCATTACCGGCTGGCAGTTGAAACGCGCGTGCTGTGGTTCCGCTTCGCCTTCCAGAGTTCGGGCGACATGACCGATCGCGGGCTGGCCCCCACACGCTACGAGGAAGCCCGCCGCAGCAAGGTCGAAGTGGCGCGATTCGACCGCGCCGCGAACACCGTCGTGTTTGAAACGCGTGGCGGACAGGTGCCGATGCCCACCGCCTTCCAGGACCGCTTCAGCATCTTCCTGCAACTGGTGGGCTGGGTACGGGGCGATCCGCAGCGCTATGCCACGCCCGGCGTGGTGGAGTCGTTCAACGTGGCCGATACCCGCGAAATAGAGCCCATGCAGATCCAGTACGCGGGCGACGAGGACATCGATGTCGGTACCGACGTGGTGCGGGCGCGACACTTCGTGAGACTTCCGCGTCACCCCAATGACAAGCGTCGCGTGGAAATATGGCTCGCTCCCGCACTGAACTGGATGCCCGCACGTCTTCGTCAGACGGAGCCCGATGGCACTCAGATCGATCTGGTCTATCGTAGTAGTGAAGGGCGGTGA
- the pcaD gene encoding 3-oxoadipate enol-lactonase produces MPDTLAQRLRAGDVELQARIDGHEGPWVVLIHALGANLTLWDETARHLSDRYRVLRFDLRGHGGSDAPVGAYTMTRLADDAVALMDALDIGQAHVCGVSVGGMVAQTLGVRHPGRLLSLTLVDTIDHTPMEAHPMWANRIGQAEAHGMAGMVPSTMERWLTEPFRQRHPDEVDRISRMLLATPVQGYVGVAQAIVAFDLADAIGRIHCPTLVVTGDKDEGAPVSMAQSIAQKIHGAKLEVLPDAAHLSFIEQPERFLAIFDAFLGHAACGGQCDIP; encoded by the coding sequence ATGCCTGACACATTGGCGCAGCGATTACGCGCCGGCGATGTCGAGTTGCAGGCGCGGATCGATGGCCATGAAGGGCCATGGGTGGTACTGATCCATGCGCTCGGCGCGAATCTGACGTTGTGGGACGAAACTGCGCGTCATCTGTCTGACCGCTATCGCGTACTGCGTTTCGACCTGCGCGGCCACGGCGGCAGCGATGCCCCGGTGGGCGCCTATACGATGACCCGGTTGGCCGACGATGCCGTGGCGCTCATGGACGCGCTGGACATCGGTCAGGCGCATGTGTGCGGCGTGTCGGTCGGCGGCATGGTGGCCCAGACGCTGGGCGTGCGGCATCCCGGCCGGCTGCTGTCGCTGACGCTGGTGGACACGATCGACCACACGCCGATGGAAGCCCATCCGATGTGGGCCAACCGGATCGGCCAGGCCGAGGCGCATGGCATGGCGGGCATGGTGCCGTCGACGATGGAACGCTGGCTTACCGAGCCGTTCCGCCAACGGCATCCCGACGAAGTCGACCGTATCAGCCGCATGCTGCTGGCCACGCCGGTGCAGGGCTATGTGGGCGTGGCGCAAGCCATCGTCGCCTTCGACCTGGCGGACGCCATCGGCCGCATCCATTGCCCGACCCTGGTGGTGACCGGGGACAAGGACGAGGGCGCGCCGGTATCGATGGCCCAATCCATTGCGCAAAAGATTCACGGTGCGAAGCTGGAGGTGCTACCCGACGCCGCGCACCTGTCTTTCATCGAACAACCGGAACGCTTTCTTGCGATCTTCGATGCGTTCCTGGGGCATGCGGCATGTGGCGGGCAGTGTGATATTCCGTAA
- a CDS encoding DUF3567 domain-containing protein codes for MQMIYNSDNYCIVEFGADVEHATLASGGYEIVDKNLKREIFLGGHMAETFRADVTRLIESEPSVEEVDEFLGKFDTVMNNPLVMH; via the coding sequence ATGCAAATGATCTACAACAGCGACAATTACTGCATTGTCGAGTTTGGAGCAGATGTCGAGCATGCGACCCTTGCCTCGGGCGGCTACGAAATCGTCGACAAGAACCTGAAACGCGAAATTTTCCTCGGCGGTCATATGGCCGAGACCTTCCGCGCCGATGTGACGCGTCTGATCGAAAGCGAGCCATCCGTGGAGGAAGTCGACGAGTTTCTCGGGAAGTTCGACACCGTCATGAACAATCCGCTGGTGATGCACTGA
- a CDS encoding rhodanese-like domain-containing protein, with the protein MQHLSPNDALALLGTEPDALFIDCRSEMEYLFVGHPRGAHNVPWNDGPDWEVNPHFVQAVKKLAGQVSARPVVLICRSGNRSSAAARALEGAGFTTVYNVLHGFEGDLDGQRHRNTVNGWRHDGLPWEQY; encoded by the coding sequence ATGCAACACTTGAGTCCCAACGACGCCCTGGCACTGCTCGGCACCGAGCCCGACGCGCTGTTCATCGACTGCCGCAGCGAGATGGAATACCTGTTCGTCGGCCATCCGCGGGGCGCCCACAACGTGCCGTGGAACGACGGCCCCGACTGGGAGGTCAACCCGCATTTCGTCCAGGCGGTGAAGAAACTGGCCGGGCAGGTCTCGGCGCGGCCCGTGGTGCTGATCTGCCGCAGCGGCAACCGCTCGTCCGCAGCCGCGCGGGCGCTGGAAGGCGCCGGTTTCACTACGGTCTACAACGTGCTGCATGGCTTCGAGGGTGATCTCGACGGGCAGCGCCATCGCAATACGGTCAACGGCTGGCGGCATGACGGGCTGCCGTGGGAGCAGTACTGA
- a CDS encoding homocysteine S-methyltransferase family protein: protein MRPRPYTRAASLPRLLRERILILDGAMGTMIQRYKLGEAEYRGTRFADHPIDVKGNNELLLLTRPQVISEIHEQYLAAGADLIETNTFGATRVAQEDYKMASLAYEMNVEAARLARAACDKYSTPDKPRFVAGAFGPTPKTASISPDVNDPGARNVTFEELRDSYYEQGKALLEGGADVFLVETIFDTLNAKAALFAIDQLFEDTGERVPVMISGTVTDASGRILSGQTVEAFWNSLRHAKPVTFGLNCALGATLMRPYVAELAKVCDAAVSCYPNAGLPNPMSDTGFDETPEVTSALVEEFAASGLVNLVGGCCGTTPDHIAAIAKRVADKAPRAWPGQYREDAEQAA, encoded by the coding sequence ATCCGCCCCCGCCCCTATACCCGGGCCGCCAGCCTGCCCCGGCTGCTGCGTGAACGTATCCTGATTCTCGATGGGGCGATGGGCACGATGATCCAGCGCTACAAGCTGGGCGAGGCCGAATATCGCGGCACGCGTTTCGCCGACCATCCGATCGACGTGAAGGGCAACAACGAACTGCTGCTGCTGACGCGTCCGCAGGTCATCAGCGAGATCCACGAGCAGTACCTGGCCGCAGGCGCCGACCTGATCGAGACCAACACGTTCGGCGCCACGCGCGTGGCGCAGGAAGACTACAAGATGGCGTCGCTGGCGTACGAGATGAACGTCGAGGCCGCGCGCCTGGCGCGGGCCGCCTGCGACAAGTACAGCACGCCCGACAAGCCGCGCTTCGTGGCCGGCGCCTTCGGCCCGACGCCGAAGACGGCCAGCATCAGCCCGGACGTCAACGACCCCGGCGCGCGCAACGTCACGTTCGAGGAACTGCGCGATTCGTACTACGAGCAGGGCAAGGCGCTGCTGGAAGGCGGCGCCGACGTGTTCCTGGTCGAGACGATCTTCGACACGCTCAACGCCAAGGCCGCGCTGTTTGCCATCGACCAGCTGTTCGAGGACACCGGCGAACGCGTGCCCGTGATGATCTCGGGCACCGTCACCGACGCCTCGGGCCGCATCCTGTCGGGCCAGACCGTGGAGGCGTTCTGGAACAGCCTGCGCCATGCCAAGCCGGTGACGTTCGGCCTGAACTGCGCGCTGGGTGCGACGCTGATGCGCCCATACGTGGCCGAACTGGCCAAGGTATGCGACGCCGCGGTGTCGTGCTATCCGAACGCCGGCCTGCCGAATCCGATGAGCGACACGGGCTTCGACGAAACGCCCGAGGTCACCTCGGCGCTGGTGGAGGAGTTCGCCGCGTCGGGCCTGGTGAACCTGGTGGGCGGCTGCTGCGGCACCACGCCCGACCACATCGCGGCCATCGCCAAGCGGGTGGCCGACAAGGCGCCGCGCGCCTGGCCGGGCCAGTATCGCGAGGACGCCGAGCAGGCAGCCTGA